Proteins encoded by one window of Carassius auratus strain Wakin chromosome 8, ASM336829v1, whole genome shotgun sequence:
- the npy8br gene encoding neuropeptide Y receptor Y8b → MAMERSHLNNSSGSWLLEDPACPTSLSSTTFLIVAYSTMLAVGLVGNTCLVLVITRQKEMRNVTNIFIVNLSCSDILVCLVCLPVTIIYTLMDRWILGEALCKVTPFVQCMSVTVSIFSMVLIALERHQLIIHPTGWKPVVRHSYLAVAVIWIIACFISLPFLSFNILTNSPFHNLSLPFNPFSDHFICIEQWPSEGNRLTYTTTLLLCQYCLPLALILVCYFRIFLRLSRRKDMVERARGGRQKKTKGSKRVNAMLASIVAAFALCWLPLNVFNTIFDWNHEAIPVCQHDAIFSACHLTAMASTCVNPVIYGFLNNNFQKELKSLLSRCRCWGPPESYESFPLSTVSTGITKGSILSNGSASTYQPHKKHSLEQKETI, encoded by the coding sequence ATGGCAATGGAGCGGTCTCATCTGAACAACAGCTCCGGCtcttggttattggaggatcccGCCTGTCCAACCTCGCTCAGCAGCACCACTTTCCTCATCGTAGCATACAGCACCATGTTAGCAGTGGGCCTGGTGGGCAACACTTGCCTGGTTTTGGTCATTACACGACAAAAGGAGATGCGCAATGTGACTAACATCTTCATCGTCAATCTCTCATGCTCTGATATCCTTGTTTGCTTGGTGTGTTTACCAGTCACCATTATCTACACGCTTATGGATCGATGGATTTTGGGTGAGGCTTTGTGTAAGGTGACGCCGTTCGTTCAGTGTATGTCTGTAACAGTTTCAATTTTCTCCATGGTTCTCATTGCCTTGGAAAGGCACCAGCTCATCATCCATCCCACCGGTTGGAAACCAGTCGTCAGACACTCTTACCTGGCTGTCGCGGTTATCTGGATCATAGCATGTTTTATCTCCCTTCCATTCCTTTCGTTCAACATCCTCACAAACTCGCCCTTCCACAACCTCAGCCTTCCCTTCAATCCCTTCAGCGATCACTTTATATGCATTGAACAATGGCCATCTGAGGGGAATCGACTGACTTATACCACAACGCTGCTGCTGTGCCAATACTGCTTACCATTGGCGCTCATTCTCGTCTGTTATTTTCGCATATTTTTGCGTCTGAGTCGCCGTAAAGACATGGTCGAAAGGGCTCGAGGTGGGCGGCAGAAGAAGACCAAAGGCTCAAAGCGAGTTAACGCCATGCTAGCCTCGATTGTAGCCGCGTTTGCCCTCTGTTGGCTGCCACTGAATGTTTTCAACACGATTTTTGACTGGAACCACGAAGCAATTCCAGTCTGTCAGCATGACGCCATTTTCTCAGCTTGTCACCTCACTGCCATGGCGTCGACCTGTGTGAACCCAGTGATCTATGGGTTCCTAAACAATAACTTCCAGAAGGAGCTGAAATCGTTGCTTTCCAGGTGCCGCTGCTGGGGGCCACCCGAGAGTTATGAAAGTTTTCCTTTGTCCACTGTCAGTACAGGCATTACTAAGGGGTCTATCCTGAGCAATGGCTCTGCTAGCACCTATCAACCACACAAGAAACACAGTTTGGAACAGAAAGAGACCATTTAA